One region of Chryseobacterium muglaense genomic DNA includes:
- a CDS encoding type I restriction enzyme subunit R domain-containing protein, with product MFDSVIVVTDRRLLDKQLRDNIKDFSEVKNIVAPAYKSSDLKSALENGKRIIVTTIQKFPFIIEGISDMSNKQFAVIVDEAHSSQSGRSADKLNEAIGNTGEDQDYVDYQEKMLQAMQARKMTGNASYFAFTATPKNNTLEKFGVKQEDGSFKPFHLYSMKQAIEEGFILDVLANYTTYRSYYELEKSIEENPLFDTSKAQKKLRAYVEKHKQTIGTKAEIMLDHFASSVVNTKKLSGKAKAMVVTQSIESAIRYYQALQQLLNKRGNPFKIVIAFSGTKEVDGIEYTEAQMNGFPESETKDKFDEDEYRILVVANKYLTGFDPPKLSAMYVDKKLQGVLAVQTLSRLNRSANKLGKKTEDLFVLDFFNSTEDIQKSFDPFYTSTTLSGATDINVLHELKDSLDDSGIYEQSEVEDFNDKYFNKVDAQFLSPIIDIAAQRFVSELDLDDKLKADYKIKAKQFVKIYGQVASILPYEMITWEKLFWFLKFLIPKLKIEDPQSDALDKLLESVDLSTYGLERVKLNASISLDESESELIPQNPNVRGAHGDEEKDELESIINGFNEKWFQGWEATPEDQRVKSISLSKSIQAHPDFDKKVAQNADDQNRELALKKILDDVMSQQRRQELELYKLYAQDPSFYEVTEKVF from the coding sequence TTGTTTGATTCTGTTATTGTAGTCACGGACAGAAGATTGCTGGACAAACAACTTCGAGACAATATCAAAGATTTTTCAGAAGTCAAAAATATTGTGGCACCTGCTTATAAATCATCAGATTTAAAATCAGCTTTGGAAAATGGGAAGAGAATTATTGTAACGACCATTCAGAAGTTCCCTTTTATTATTGAGGGCATTTCAGATATGAGCAATAAACAATTTGCAGTAATTGTAGATGAAGCGCATAGTTCACAATCCGGACGCTCAGCTGATAAACTGAATGAAGCGATTGGAAATACAGGCGAAGATCAGGATTATGTAGATTATCAGGAGAAAATGCTTCAGGCAATGCAGGCAAGAAAAATGACTGGCAACGCCTCTTATTTTGCATTTACGGCTACTCCAAAGAATAATACACTGGAGAAGTTTGGGGTAAAGCAGGAAGATGGCTCATTCAAACCATTCCATCTCTATTCTATGAAACAGGCAATAGAAGAAGGGTTTATTTTAGATGTTTTAGCCAATTACACCACTTACAGAAGTTATTATGAACTGGAGAAATCTATTGAAGAAAATCCGTTATTTGATACTTCAAAAGCACAAAAGAAATTACGTGCTTACGTAGAAAAGCATAAACAGACGATTGGCACAAAAGCAGAAATAATGCTTGATCATTTCGCCAGTTCTGTAGTGAATACAAAAAAACTGAGTGGCAAAGCCAAAGCAATGGTGGTAACCCAAAGTATTGAATCTGCCATCAGGTATTATCAGGCATTGCAACAGTTACTCAATAAGCGTGGAAATCCATTTAAAATTGTGATAGCCTTTTCGGGTACTAAAGAAGTCGACGGAATAGAATATACTGAAGCTCAAATGAACGGTTTTCCAGAAAGTGAAACCAAAGATAAATTTGATGAAGATGAATACAGAATTTTGGTGGTTGCTAATAAGTATCTAACAGGATTTGACCCACCAAAGCTCTCTGCAATGTATGTTGATAAGAAGTTACAGGGTGTTTTAGCCGTGCAGACATTATCACGACTCAACCGTTCTGCCAACAAGTTGGGTAAGAAAACAGAAGATTTATTTGTTTTGGATTTCTTTAATTCAACCGAAGATATTCAGAAGTCATTTGATCCCTTTTACACTTCTACAACATTAAGCGGTGCTACGGATATTAACGTGCTACACGAACTGAAAGACAGTCTAGATGATTCAGGAATTTACGAGCAAAGTGAAGTTGAAGATTTCAATGATAAATATTTCAATAAGGTAGATGCTCAATTCCTAAGTCCAATTATTGATATAGCTGCTCAGAGATTTGTTTCCGAATTAGATTTAGATGATAAACTAAAAGCGGACTATAAAATTAAAGCAAAACAGTTTGTGAAAATCTACGGCCAGGTTGCTTCTATTTTGCCTTATGAAATGATTACCTGGGAAAAACTGTTTTGGTTTCTGAAATTTCTCATTCCGAAACTTAAAATAGAAGATCCACAAAGTGATGCGCTTGATAAGTTGTTAGAGTCAGTAGATTTATCAACCTATGGATTAGAAAGAGTAAAATTAAACGCTTCGATTTCGCTTGATGAGTCCGAAAGTGAATTGATTCCGCAAAATCCTAATGTTCGTGGAGCACACGGAGATGAAGAAAAAGATGAGTTGGAAAGCATCATCAATGGGTTTAATGAGAAATGGTTTCAGGGCTGGGAGGCTACACCTGAGGATCAAAGAGTAAAATCTATTTCGTTGAGTAAATCGATACAGGCACATCCCGATTTTGATAAAAAAGTAGCACAAAATGCAGATGACCAAAATAGAGAATTAGCTCTCAAAAAGATTTTGGATGATGTGATGTCACAACAAAGAAGACAAGAGTTGGAGCTGTATAAATTATATGCTCAAGACCCATCTTTTTATGAGGTCACTGAAAAAGTCTTTTAG